A single Oncorhynchus mykiss isolate Arlee chromosome 22, USDA_OmykA_1.1, whole genome shotgun sequence DNA region contains:
- the LOC110501784 gene encoding microtubule-associated protein 2 isoform X6, which yields MADGRQREDTPPQWDPSGAQDPSPPPAHGANGYPPSYRACQPGTAHGAAPPSYTARENGFNGDHAVTAEQVSARIVQEVTAEAVAVLKGEQETRLPSVEDAANLPPSPPPSPAAEHCFGPLDQDVGDEEEEACPLHHFQNSRERCKFLAPSISVSMPEDDPYHSDEEYYDHPLFSPEWDRSVSSRPSVPAAAFRQIQETVEALTDTFEEEEEEEEEEEEEVLMLEEEMEGAAAEIAAALEELWSGDEPELDSPPAEPLEQAEAIGEAHTVPPIQAEAASAAPEGPNGRVEEEEVAEAEGEEESPEEALKMDTDKPDSERSGSLSPDFTEQESPAFLSRDHTAAPLIPKTDMASPSPSLSPLPSNSQSQAKELSKMSILDEPKTVSEKQLESSNLTTEVESSNLTTDSGSGFTTAGDQGQGQGVPSDSNKDKSGMSAYFETSALKPDEGSKGVQAEGYYELSTAGKEKVLGSSSPTVPSPLEINYSMLAQTQSVEEKSDTMGDQKETLPALDRSNECRLSPGKLALDQRSYSLNITIGSMDPSGHGRPRNFSPLATDIMSFTSGSLEESANLPVTTPSVEKEPPPFRPLILETAASVTSDSSSPPHNTATETPGEKTSPQGSESPESPFPPKYYYKNGTVMAPDLPEMLDLAGSRSRLASENTDPEIMRRKSVPVDAQVLGSDSLANLVLGDQSQNQSLAKSESQLEELGYCVFSEYSGPMPSPADLHSPIDSPPQRFTPMALEEKMVEEKLKIDARDKLAEDEKTSQLAESAGSKEKEETKQMGQKDSASEEKDNKKISHENASMENQKDKPASAVKSAESFVTPTVTVTLEEEEKLGDNGPETDAEMAAYERQIRRLEMEDRPLSMEEERELQELREKVKDKFLVHQEAYEEVDAEDVYQLTGVAKDRIGRPVRPSPASSVESTTEEDNVSVTETEKLKQTGGQTTPKKVDIMVMSPSVSVGGSSITEEDKVLVTETEKPKQTGGQTTPTKLDVMATSPSVSGDGVSATEEDTVPVMETEKPKQNGGQTTPTKVDIMVTSPSVSGDGVSTTEEDKVPVMEIEKPKQTGGQTTPTKVDIMVTSPSVSGDGVSTTEEDKVPVMEIEKPKQTGGQTTPTKVDIMVTSPSVSVDGVSTTEEDKISITETEKPKQTGGQTTPTKLNVMVTSPSVSGDGVSTTEEDKVPVTEIEKPKQNGGQTTPTKVDIMVTSPSVSGGVVSTPEEENVPVMEIEKPKQTGGQTTPTKIDVMVTSPSVSGDGVSTTEEENVSVMEIEKPKQTGGQTTPTKIDVMTTSPSVSGCGVSTTEEDDEKVSKEELKEQVVEVKERTMEENKKVEGEEEDTEQAVEPDEIMIKIKPSMPVEKEEEVEKDRMTNKEEEEEEDSKVLAGAGAAVIDVPEPRAAIESVVTVEDDFITVVQTIEEGEEPGHSVRFSAPPEPETPEEEEEESQEVEIMEAASLEEVGDVSEEVLEKELQASPEKEVQLETEGQTESYDRDETTMDDSILDSSWVDTQDLSTVDVDDDMSMAAEQIEPLTADRVPAPPVKKYKTLQQQKQEKQPVKPKAKSGRVRGREGCVSTPERKPVRKETVCIPREDIKKKKAVNKKTELTKKAETRSSPSRKSVLKPTAVRHPSPAQPQPHPCARRKPTVGVPEGRRPLSVARQSRDRASNLLGEVELDRPRPSSGGPRDSTTLPRLIYTDGGSQSPKRSSLPRPASVPRPASILSRRIHHQPHDQEESSTSITSSGSTAPRRPTSFSTEVRAEHRTGRAPSWTGTQSMRSRSLCTTTRTPGSTAISPGTPPSYSYSCRTPGTPLTPGTPRSRSLLQEKKVALLRTPPKSPATTPKQLRILNQPLPDLKNIKSKIGSTDNIKYQPKGGQIQILNKKLDFSHVQSKCGSKDNMKHSPRGGHVLIPSVKLDFSHVQSRCGSLDKRQYAAGGGNVQIQTKKIDLSHVTSKCGSLDNIRHRPGGGNVRIESVKLDFKDKAQPKVGSLDNAHHTPGGGHIMIESHKLLFRDMAKARVDHGAEIIVTQSPEMGMSGTVSPHRDSHLSSSGSINLLESPQLATLAEDVTAALAKQGL from the exons CAAG ATgtaggggatgaggaggaggaggcctgcCCTCTCCACCACTTCCAAAATTCTCGGGAGAGGTGCAAGTTCCTCGCCCCCTCCATCTCTGTGTCTATGCCCGAGGATGACCCCTACCACTCTGACGAGGAATACTATGATCACCCCTTGTTCAGCCCTGAGTGGGATCGCTCGGTCTCCTCTCGGCCCTCAGTGCCGGCCGCTGCCTTTAGACAGATCCAAG AGACCGTCGAGGCTCTTACAGACACattcgaggaggaggaggaggaggaggaggaggaggaggaagaggtgttgatgttggaggaggagatggaagggGCAGCAGCAGAAATCGCAGCAGCTCTTGAGGAGCTGTGGAGTGGGGATGAGCCTGAGCTGGACAGCCCCCCAGCCGAGCCCTTAGAGCAGGCAGAGGCCATAGGCGAGGCCCATACTGTGCCACCCATACAGGCCGAGGCAGCTAGTGCCGCCCCAGAAGGCCCTAacgggagggtggaggaggaggaggtggcagaggctgagggggaggaggagagtccTGAGgaag CCTTGAAGATGGACACGGACAAACCAGACAGCGAGAGGAGTGGATCCCTCAGCCCAGACTTCACTGAACAAGAGAGTCCAGCTTTCCTCAGCAGGGACCACACAGCAGCACCCCTGATCCCCAAAACGGACATggcttccccttccccttctctGTCCCCTTTACCTTCAAACAGCCAGAGCCAAGCCAAAGAGCTTAGCAAAATGTCTATACTGGATGAACCTAAAACAGTCTCAGAGAAGCAGCTTGAGTCCAGTAACCTCACGACGGAGGTTGAGTCCAGTAACCTCACGACGGATTCAGGGTCTGGGTTCACTACAGCTGGAGACCAAGGTCAAGGACAAGGGGTCCCATCTGACTCTAACAAAGACAAATCGGGCATGTCAGCTTATTTCGAGACTTCGGCCCTGAAGCCAGACGAGGGATCCAAGGGGGTTCAAGCAGAAGGTTATTATGAACTGAGCACCGCAGGAAAAGAGAAGGTCTTAGGGAGCAGTTCCCCAACAGTTCCGTCACCCCTTGAGATCAACTACAGCATGCTGGCACAAACACAGTCAGTGGAGGAGAAATCAGACACGATGGGAGATCAAAAGGAGACCTTACCGGCCCTGGACAGGAGTAACGAATGTAGGCTGTCTCCTGGGAAGCTGGCCCTGGATCAAAGAAGCTACTCTCTCAACATTACGATTGGATCGATGGATCCCAGTGGTCATGGACGACCTAGAAACTTCTCCCCACTGGCCACGGATATCATGTCTTTTACCAGCGGCAGTCTGGAGGAGTCTGCCAATCTCCCAGTCACCACCCCATCTGTGGAGAAGGAGCCACCACCCTTCCGTCCCCTGATCCTGGAGACGGCAGCCTCAGTCACGTCCGACTCTTCATCTCCTCCCCACAACACAGCAACAGAGACCCCTGGTGAAAAGACCAGCCCCCAGGGGTCAGAGTCCCCAGAATCACCCTTCCCACCCAAATACTACTACAAAAACGGGACAGTCATGGCTCCTGACCTACCTGAAATGCTGGACCTTGCGGGAAGCAGGTCTAGACTGGCTTCTGAGAACACTGACCCTGAGATCATGAGGAGGAAGTCTGTCCCTGTGGACGCCCAAGTCCTTGGCAGCGACTCCCTGGCTAACCTGGTTCTGGGGGACCAGAGTCAGAACCAGAGTCTTGCCAAGAGTGAGAGCCAGCTGGAGGAGTTGGGTTACTGTGTGTTCAGTGAGTACTCAGGGCCCATGCCTTCCCCTGCTGACCTCCATAGTCCCATTGACTCCCCGCCCCAGCGCTTTACCCCTATGGCTCTGGAGGAAAAGATGGTGGAGGAGAAACTGAAAATCGATGCCAGAGACAAACTAGCCGAAGACGAGAAGACCAGTCAGTTAGCTGAGAGCGCCGGTTCCAAAGAAAAAGAAGAAACCAAACAAATGGGACAGAAGGATTCAGCTTCAGAGGAAAAAGACAACAAAAAGATCAGCCATGAAAATGCTTCCATGGAAAACCAAAAAGATAAACCAGCTTCAGCTGTGAAGTCAGCCGAGTCCTTTGTAACTCCTACAGTGACGGTTAccctggaagaggaggagaagctAGGAGACAACGGACCCGAGACAGATGCTGAGATGGCTGCCTATGAGAGGCAGATCCGCCGGCTGGAGATGGAGGACAGGCCCCTGAGCATGGAGGAGGAGCGGGAGCTGCAGGAGCTCAGGGAGAAAGTGAAGGACAAGTTCCTGGTGCACCAGGAGGCATACGAGGAGGTGGATGCTGAAGACGTCTACCAACTGACTGGAGTTGCCAAGGACAGGATCGGCAGGCCCGTTAGGCCCTCCCCAGCCTCCTCTGTGGAGagtaccacagaagaagacaatgTTTCAGTTACGGAGACAGAGAAACTTAAACAGACGGGAGGTCAGACAACGCCAAAGAAGGTTGACATCATGGTGATGTCTCCATCTGTGTCAGTTGGTGGTTCGAGCATCACAGAAGAAGACAAGGTTTTAGTTACGGAGACAGAGAAACCTAAGCAGACAGGAGGTCAGACAACACCAACAAAGCTTGACGTCATGGCAACGTCTCCATCTGTGTCAGGTGATGGTGTAAGCGCCACAGAAGAAGACACGGTTCCTGTTATGGAGACAGAGAAACCTAAACAGAATGGAGGTCAGACAACGCCAACGAAGGTTGACATCATGGTGACTTCTCCATCTGTGTCAGGTGATGGTGTgagcaccacagaagaagacaaggTTCCAGTTATGGAAATAGAGAAACCTAAACAGACGGGAGGTCAGACAACACCAACCAAGGTTGACATCATGGTAACTTCTCCATCTGTGTCAGGTGATGGTGTgagcaccacagaagaagacaaggTTCCAGTTATGGAAATAGAGAAACCTAAACAGACGGGAGGTCAGACAACACCAACCAAGGTTGACATCATGGTGACTTCTCCGTCTGTGTCAGTTGATGGTGTgagcaccacagaagaagacaagaTTTCAATTACGGAGACAGAGAAACCTAAACAGACGGGAGGTCAGACAACACCAACAAAGCTTAACGTCATGGTGACGTCTCCCTCTGTGTCAGGTGATGGTGTgagcaccacagaagaagacaaggTTCCAGTTACGGAAATAGAGAAACCTAAACAGAATGGAGGTCAGACAACACCAACCAAGGTTGACATCATGGTGACTTCTCCATCTGTGTCAGGTGGTGTTGTGAGCACCCCAGAAGAAGAAAATGTTCCAGTTATGGAAATAGAGAAACCTAAACAGACGGGAGGTCAGACAACGCCAACAAAGATTGACGTCATGGTGACGTCTCCCTCTGTGTCAGGTGATGGTGTgagcaccacagaagaagaaaatgtTTCAGTTATGGAAATAGAGAAACCTAAACAGACGGGAGGTCAGACAACGCCAACAAAGATTGACGTTATGACGACGTCTCCATCTGTGTCAGGTTGTGGTGTGAGCACCACAGAAGAAGATGACGAGAAAGTTAGCAaagaggagctgaaggagcaggttGTAGAGGTCAAAGAGAGGACCATGGAAGAAAATAAaaaggtagagggggaggaggaggatacaGAGCAGGCAGTGGAACCAGATGAAATCATGATAAAGATAAAACCATCAATGCCtgtagagaaagaagaggaggttgAGAAGGATAGAATGACAaacaaggaggaagaggaggaggaagatagcaAAGTTCTGGCAGGGGCAGGAGCAGCGGTGATTGATGTTCCAGAACCCAGAGCTGCCATAGAGTCAGTGGTGACTGTAGAAGATGACTTCATCACTGTAGTCCAGACCATCGAAGAGGGTGAGGAGCCAGGACACAGCGTGCGGTTTTCCGCTCCGCCCGAGCCTGAGacaccagaggaggaggaggaggagtcccAGGAGGTGGAGATCATGGAGGCAGCTAGTCTAGAGGAGGTGGGGGATGTCTCAGAGGAGGTCCTTGAGAAGGAGTTGCAGGCCTCCCCAGAGAAGGAGGTGCAGTTGGAGAccgagggacagacagagagctacGACAGAGACGAGACCACCATGGACGACTCCATCCTAGACAGCTCTTGGGTCGATACTCAAG ATCTCTCCACTGTCGATGTGGATGATGACATGAGCATGGCTGCCGAGCAGATCGAGCCCCTGACAGCCGACCGGGTCCCAGCCCCACCAGTCAAGAAGTACAAGACTCTCCAGCAGCAGAAGCAGGAAAAGCAGCCAGTGAAGCCCAAGGCTAAAAGCGGGCGTGTGAGGGGGCGCGAGGGGTGCGTCTCCACCCCTGAACGTAAACCCGTCCGCAAGGAGACTGTCTGTATCCCCAGGGAAGACATCAAGAAGAAAAAAG CCGTGAACAAGAAGACTGAGCTGACTAAGAAAGCAGAGACGCGCTCCTCTCCATCCCGGAAGAGTGTGTTAAAGCCTACTGCGGTCCGACACCCAAGTCCCGCCCAGCCCCAACCCCACCCCTGTGCTAGGAGGAAACCTACAG TGGGTGTACCAGAAGGTCGTCGGCCCCTCAGTGTAGCTAGACAGTCTCGGGACAGAGCCTCA AACTTGCTGGGGGAGGTGGAGCTTGATAGGCCCCGCCCCTCCTCAGGTGGGCCTCGTGACTCTACCACACTACCCAGACTGATATACACG gaTGGCGGTTCGCAGAGCCCAAAAAGGTCGTCCCTGCCCCGGCCTGCTTCTGTCCCGCGGCCTGCCTCTATCCTCAGCCGGCGTATCCACCACCAACCACATGACCAGGAGGAGAGCTCCACCTCTATCACCAGCTCCGGCTCTACCGCACCCCGTAGACCCACGT CATTCAGTACAGAGGTCAGGGCGGAGCATAGGACAGGACGCGCCCCTAGTTGGACAG GCACACAGTCGATGCGTTCCCGTTCGCTGTGCACCACAACCCGCACCCCAGGGTCCACAGCCATCTCCCCGGGGACTCCTCCCAGCTATAGCTACTCCTGCCGCACACCTGGGACCCCTCTCACCCCTGGCACACCCCGTTCTCGAAGCCTGCTGCAGGAGAAGAAG GTGGCTCTGCTCCGCACCCCTCCCAAGTCACCTGCTACCACTCCCAAACAGCTCCGCATCCTTAACCAGCCCCTTCCCGACCTCAAGAACATCAAGTCCAAGATCGGCTCCACAGACAACATCAAGTACCAGCCCAAGGGGGGACAG ATTCAGATTTTAAACAAGAAGCTGGACTTCAGTCACGTACAGTCAAAATGCGGATCCAAGGATAACATGAAGCATTCTCCTCGTGGAGGCCAT GTGCTTATTCCCAGTGTTAAACTGGACTTTAGCCATGTTCAGTCTAGGTGTGGCTCCCTGGACAAAAGACAGTATGCTGCGGGAGGGGGAAAT GTGCAGATTCAGACCAAGAAGATTGACCTGAGTCACGTGACCTCCAAGTGTGGATCGCTGGACAACATCCGCCACCGGCCAG GGGGAGGTAACGTGCGCATAGAGAGTGTGAAGCTGGACTTTAAAGACAAGGCCCAGCCCAAGGTGGGTTCCCTGGATAATGCACACCACACCCCTGGTGGAGGCCACATTATG ATCGAAAGCCACAAGCTGTTGTTCCGTGATATGGCCAAGGCCCGGGTGGACCACGGGGCGGAGATCATTGTGACCCAGTCTCCGGAAATGGGCATGTCAGGGACGGTGTCCCCCCACCGCGACAGCCACCTGTCCTCCTCTGGCAGCATCAACTTGCTGGAGTCTCCACAGCTAGCCACTCTAGCTGAAGACGTCACCGCCGCCCTGGCCAAGCAGGGCTTGTGA